The following nucleotide sequence is from Scheffersomyces stipitis CBS 6054 chromosome 4, complete sequence.
ATTCACGGCGACAACCCCCTCTTATCCGAAAGACAATTCTCATTGAATCAGATTCAGAATTCTCAAAACTTCACcaatctttttcttctcctttttctccttttctttctaGGAGATTCCAACTGAACAGTCCCCCATTGCATCCATCTTTCACCGACGGATCATCCACGTTCGCAAACGCCAGCTTACATCCGCTTTAGCCATCGAACTTTCATATTAATAAAACACGCTGTGAGAATCAACTATGTGGTACGTATAGAATACAAATGTCTTCATGAACTTAACAGATAGGAAGACGGCAAACAAATTACTCGAAGGCGAAGAGCCTCCTATTTTCAGATCTTCAGAGCAGCTTCATATcaaaattggaagacttgaatAGCTATAAATTCGAAGGTTTCTGGAGTCTTTTTTTTAGATTTGTTCTATGCTTCGATTCTTTTGATTATTCGATACAAGCTGTTTTTATAAAGGATTCAAAAGCCAAGCCAACATACCCTTGTTCAAAATCATAATAACGAGCTGAACCACGTCGTTCTGATGTTTGAAGAACGAACCTTGAAACCGTACTCTAGAATTGAAgcttttttctttttttaGACTTCGAGATTTTTGAGTCTTGAGATTTTCGACATAGaatttctttgattctcgacttttcaattttggcTTGGGATTTCACAGGTAGTTTGATTCTTATCTTTACTGTTGTCTTCATTAGTTTGTCTTCACCAGAAGCACTCATACTAACACATCTAGTGGTATCTTTGGTTACGTTAACTTCCTTGTCGACAAGACAAGAGGTGAAATTGTGGACAACCTCATCGACGGActccagaagttggagTACAGAGGTTACGACTCGTCTGGTATTGCCATTGATGGCGATAACAAGGGCGAAACCATCATCGTCAAGACTCCTGGTAAGGTTAAGGTGTTGAAGCAAAAGATAATCGATGAAAAGGTAGAAAGATCAACTGTTTTTGACAACCACGTCGGTATTGCTCACACAAGATGGGCCACTCACGGCCAACCTATGATTTCCAACTGCCATCCTCACAGATCCGATCCTAGAGGCGAGTTTATCGTTGTTCACAATGGTATTATCACCAACTACAGAGCTTTGAAGACTCTTTTGGTCTCTAAAGGTTTCAAGTTTGAGTCGGAAACTGACACTGAGTGTATTGCCAAGTTATACAAACACATCTATGACACAAACCAGAAGGCCGGCATTATTGCTGACTTGAACGAATTGACCAAGCAGGTTTTATACGAGTTGGAAGGTTCCTACGGTCTTTTAGTCAAGTCTACTCACTACCCTGGCGAAGTGTGTGGTACTAGAAAGGGTTCTCCCTTGTTGGTTGGTGTCAAAACCGAGAGGAAGTTGAAGGTCGACTTCGTAGATGTAGAATTCACCGAGCCGGAACCTGTTGTGAGTCACAACGCCAACAGCAAGAACGAGTTGGGATTGTTGCCCGTTGCTGTAGGCGAACAAAATTTGAGAACCTCGCAATCTAGAGCCTTTTTGTCTGATGACAATATCCCCATGCCAGtagagttcttcttgtcttctgaTCCTGCTTCCGTAGTACAGCACACCAAGAAggttttgttcttggaagatgacgacATTGCTCACATCTATGATGGTGAGTTGCACATCCACAGAGcctccaagaagaatgccGGAGAATCCACTACCAGACAGATCCAAACCTTGGAGATGGAATTGAACCAGATCATGAAGGGGCCATACAAGCACTTCATGCAAAAGGAAATCTTTGAACAACCCGACTCTACTTTCAACACCATGAGAGGTAGAATCGACTTCGAATCAAACACAATCACATTGGGAGGCTTGAAGTCGTTCTTGCCCACAATCAGAAGATGCAGAAGAATCCTCATGATAGCCTGTGGTACTTCCTACCATTCCTGTTTGGCCACCAGATCGATTTTTGAGGAATTGACTGAGATTCCCGTGTCGGTAGAATTGGCTTCTGATTTCCTCGACAGAAGATCGCCTGTTTTCAGAGACGATACCTGTGTATTTGTCTCTCAATCGGGTGAAACTGCCGATTCCATCTTAGCTTTGCAGTACTGTTTGGAAAGAGGTGCCTTGACTGTAGGAATTGTCAACTCTGTAGGTTCTTCTATGTCTAGACAGACTCACTGTGGTGTTCACATCAACGCTGGACCTGAAATCGGGGTTGCCTCCACAAAAGCCTACACTTCTCAGTACATTGCCTTGGTGATGTTTGCACTTTCTTTGTCCAACGACTCTGTTTCCAGACAAGAAAGACACAAGGAAATCATCCAAggattgcaaaaaattccagaacagatcaagaaggtgttgttgttggaagaaaaaatCAAGAGCTTGTGTGActccaacttgaacgaccagaagtcgttgttgttATTGGGAAGAGGTTACCAGTTCGCCACGGCCTTAGAGGGTGCTCTTAAGATCAAGGAAATCTCGTATATGCACTCGGAAGGTGTTTTGGCTGGTGAATTGAAGCATGGTGTTTTGGCTTTGGTGGATGACAAGTTGCCCATCATTGCCTTTGCAACGAGAGACTCGTTGTTCCCTAAGGTGATGTCTGCCATCGAGCAAGTCACTGCCAGAGACGGTAGACCCATTGTCATTTGTAACGAAGGAGACGAGATCCTTTCTAGTGACAAGGTTCTTGCAACATTGGAAGTTCCAGAAACCGTTGATTGTTTGCAAGGTTTGTTGAATGTCATTCCATTGCAATTGATGAGTTACTGGTTGGCTGTCAACAGAGGTATTGATGTTGATTTCCCACGTAACTTGGCCAAGTCTGTCACTGTCGAATAGACTTAGTCAGCAAGGCATAATGAGACACATACCTATATAGATTTCCCTATTTAACCACCCTCTACTGTTTTTATATCCGGCTTTTGTTCATATTGAGTACTTATATATAAAATGATTGCAATGATAACATAATGGTATACGGAGTAAGATTTAGCACAGTCTTCATAGATTGCACTACTGAACTACTTTTTACTCTACATTGAGCTCTTTGGATCTAATTATATTAATATATAAAAAAATGGTTGCAGTATCACAAGTAACCATGCCTCAAGGCATCATTTCTGAAGCAAGCAGTTTAGCAAATtatgaacaagaaagactCACACGTTTGATAGAAAAGCAAGAATGTCCCACAATATCATCAAGTCTAATAGCATAGTAGACTGAAGATATGAAGTAGTCTTGTCGCTATCAATAATAACATTATATCGTATTGTTgttatcaacaacttcatttACGCTTAAAGTAGTCAGAGCTGGCTAACCAAGCAGCAGAATAGTCAAACACCTTTTCACCAACATCCAAGTATTTGCCCGAATAGTATTGGATCTCCTTGTTTTCAATCTTATCGAAATCAACCGTCAAGCCAGTATTTCTCTTGACACCAGCCAAGAAGGCAGACACCAATGCCAAATCTACACCAATATGAATAGCTTTTCCGATCTATAAAGGTCTGTCCTGTTGAAAGCAAGCCAAGGAAAAAAGTCAACAACTAAAAAGAATCACAGAATTGTACTAAAGAAATTCAATGTTATTCAATTGCAATATTGATTATAACTCGACGAATCAAAACTGAAGTACAATAATCATTGAATTCATTTCTTATCAAAATCCAATATAGAAGACTGAATTTCATTAAGTGATTAAGAACTTTTGAAAATCTAGAACAGCAATGGTATGTTACCCCAGATTAGCAATTcgcagcaacaacagcacTTTCTTTATTGCCAACTCTGGTAGCACACATTTCAGATACGGTTGTTTTCAAAAGTGAGTCTTCTTTCCAGTTCTTCAGATATTTCTCCGCGATTCGCTTAGTTCGCTTCGATGGCAAAAGCAAAACAGACAGTAGACAGACACAAATTGTTAGTAACATGAGAGAAAAAGTCGGCCTGTATCATGCAGACATTGCGCAGACACAAGATTCCTTAGCGACACACACCGTACGCACCAATCCCATAGTCTTTAGTAGTAAAAATACTAGTAACAATAGAAAAGGAGCCAAATCCTTAAATTTATGTGGCTATATACAAAGAGCATCAAGCTGTTATCAGTGTTTTATGCGTACTGCACATAAGTGAAATTGAGTCGCCGCGCGCTGTTACCCGGTCACGAGGTATCCCTGCTCTGAAAGGAACAATTCTAATTTCTGTCGAAATGGGCAactgtttcttctctttaCTGTTCCCGTAAAGCACCCAGAGTATGAATAGAGGTATGATTGGTATTGCTATTGCAGCATAGCAAGTATGCGCAAATGAGGTATATGATTCAGAAGATATAGCACagaatttcaaatttttgCCGCACTAGTAATATTGGTTAGGGATGCTGGTCATGTCAATTTGTCTGCTGAACATAACGAAGTAAATTTCAACGAAATACTTCACTTGTTGATATATCAGACGATATATGCCACGAGCGAGAGCTCAGAATGAATCGAGagatttcttttcaatcTATTTGGAAAATTGACGTCCTTTTTGATTTCGATATGAGTTCGATGTGATTTTCATATGATTTTCATTGTTAGTGTTGGTCGGAGTAGTCTATGTAGAAAACGAATAGTGAGTGCTGATAGATACCATATCATTGTTGGAACTTCTGAATCCACAGAATGAATCCAGAAACTCAACTAGATAATGGTTCTTTATGATTCTTAATGTTGTTTGACAATCAGAATTTTCAAAGTTTTCACATTCAGATtcttttgaattttcagaatATGTCTTCTTGTCAACGTTCGCTAATCTTTGGTACTTCACgtctttgttgaattgttcttgatagtATTTTGATTCACGATTTCGGACAGAGATGATGCTCTAGCAATTATTACTTTATTTATTGTTGGCGACAGTTCTCATCTTCTGTCcttttctcttcatctCTTGTAAGCCGATTCTCTTACCGGATTCTCCGACTACACTACAACGGTCCACTGATACGTATATATGACTCTGATCCTGAGAAATGCCCAATTGAGGATAATACCCGTTGGACTGTGAATGGATGGCCACAAATGTGGTCCGGGTAACCCCATATATGGTATACAAAAATATGCAAGTAcgaaaaagttgaagagctttgttgaacttcatttGTATCGATTTGCTGGAACAGTTTTACATTCTCTGGTCTTGTTTTGATAGttcaatcttgaacaagtttgCAAACATATAACACAGGTTTTGAAGAGTCAGACAGAATTTCAGAATTTTCCAGATAAATCTAGATCTTTTACTAAAACAATCTTGAAATACTCTCTTGCCATTCACAATGTCTGACAGATACAGGCCTCCACCAGCTGGACCACGGTCGAGCAGAGACTTTCAGAGGAAGCCATCATTTAAGAGCAGAGAGAGAAATAGGGATAGGGATAGAGACAGGGACAGAGATAATAGAGAAAGAGACGTATACAAGCCGGGAGGATCACGTAGACATCCAGAAGATAGAGAAATAGAAAGACCAAGAGACAGAGGCAGAGATAGACCCCCAGGAAGAGattatcaagaaagaaacagagaaagagagagaGATTATCCAGAAAGAGACAGagacagagaaaaagaCTATCCAGAAAGagacagagaaagagatATGTATAGACCTCGCAACGACACGTATACACCTAAAAAAGGACCAGGTGGTGGACGTAAAGATTATCTAAAGGATAAACCTAATGATAGCCATCCTAGAGGTACCTACCCAAGAGATACTCATCCTAAAGAAAATTATCCTCGAGATACTAATAATGATAATTACGCTAATGAGACTTATTTTAAAGATAAATCGAAGGATAATCATTCTAATGAAAATCATGTTAATAATACTCACGATAAAGATAGTTATGTTAAAGATATTCATCCAGAAGATAATCATAAGGATGTTCACAAAGATACTCCTAATGATACACATAAAGATGAGCCTTCTTTAGGATCCAAAAGGGGACCTCCTTCTGGACCCAGTAGTTATCggaagagaagagaattagcgaaagaaaaggagaaaaaaattgaaccaTTTAGAGGGATACCTTCTGGTAGAGGATCTTCGAAGGGCCAACCTCCTGGAAGAGGTGTTCCAGGTAGAGGGCCACCTTTAGGACCTCGTGGAGGCAAGAAAGCAGGTGCCACtaatcaacaacaacaacaacaaccaaaGCCTCCTAAGCAGAAACCTCAAAAGCTCTCCAAGTCTCAGATATATTCGATCTATGTTCCTGGTGGATCGCGTGTTTACCAAAGAACACAGCAAGTAGGCGAGGGAACATACGGTAAAGTCTATAAAGCTAAGAATACCAAGACAAATGAGTTTGTtgccttgaagaagttgcgGTTGGAGTCTGAACGAGAGGGCTTTCCAATTACGGCCATGAGAGAAATCAAgcttttgcaatcgtttGACCATCCGAACATTGTGGGCTTGTTGGAGATGATGGTCGAACAGAATCAGATCTATATGATCTTTGACTACATGGACCATGACTTGACAGGATTTTTGTCCCATCCAGATTTGGTTCTTGAGGAGGGCCATTGCAAGTATATCTTCCAGCAGTTGATGGAAGGGTTAAACTATTTACATAAGAAGAGAGTCATTCACCGTGACATCAAGGGTTCCAACATTTTGTTGGACAGTACCGGCTGTTTGAAGATTGCTGACTTCGGCTTGGCCAGAACGATGAAGATTGTGAATGACGGTGAGAGTCCCGATTACACCAACAGAGTGATCACCATCTGGTATAGACCTCCCGAGTTGCTTTTGGGAGCCACTGACTATGGCAGAGAGGTCGATATCTGGGGTGTGGGGTGTCTTTTGATTGAGCTTTATACGAAGGTAGCTGCTTTCCAGGGctttgatgaagttggtcAGCTTTGCCGTATTTTCAATGTCATGGGGACTCCTTCTATTGTAGACTGGCCCGACATTCAGAATTTGCCTTGGTTTGAAATGCTCAAACCAAAAGTTAACGTCGcttccaaattcaaagCCAAGTATGAATCTGCCATGTCTCCTGATGGTTTTGATTTGGCATTGAATTTGCTTCGTTTGAACCCCAAAGCCAGGTTCACAGCCGAACAAGCTTTACAGCACAGGTATTTTACCGAAGAGCCGTTCCCACTTCCAttgactttcttgaaagatgTAGAAGGTGAATGGCACGAGTTTGAAaccaaaaagagaagaaggaaggaACGTAAGAGACTCCAGGACGAGGCTAAAGCAAAACAGAATAAGGACAAACAACTGCAGGGCACCGTTGATGTCGATGCATCTCTTCCTGTAAAATCTGTTCTGGAAGTTCCACTAGATATTCCTCAATCCAGTACCGTCAACACTGTAGATGTTGGAACAGTTGAGTCCAATATTGACTCAGATATTGAGATCGATGCAGTAGCCACTGATGATAAAATCAGTGAAGAAGCTAAACATCCAAAAGGCCAAGAAAGTGATGGTTATGAACCATAGTATATGTATGATGGAAGTATCAAAGTAATTGAATAATTCACTAAAACAAATATTGTAGTGTGGGCGATAATAGTGCCCTTGTACTATGAAATTGCACAGTAATTAATTGATGAACATATCATATTGCATTACATCCAAAGTAGAATAGCTTATATTTTTTGTGAgaaatttcgcagccatttatAGAAGAATTTGGCGCCAAAATTTCTAAACAGtttgtcttttcttttctatcaACTTTAATTTGCCACTGCAACACCCCAGAACTACTAGAAGCTCTGGTTACACTCGCTTTGCTACACATTGACAATCGTTATAAATCTCGCAATCAAATATTCATAAAAACATGAAAGTCATCTACCCAATTATTGCTGCTTGCTCTTTGGAAATTGTCGTCTGCTCTGCTTTAGCTGATGGAACCCTGTCACAAGGTGAAATAGAGTGTTCTCCTACCAAAGTCAGTCTAGAAGCATCACAGAAAACAGATACATTTAATTACCCTGTCGAAACACCATCTTTTCACACCAAGCTGTACCATGGTCCCACAAGACTAGAAGGGGTAGAGCTGTCGGATTGTCTCAACGAGTGTGGAGTTATCGTTGAAGAAACCCCACAAAGGAAAACTGTCACAACTTCTACCATCGCAAAGAGAGAGCGACTAAATACTTGTCCAatcgacttcaagaagtactACAACCAAGACAGTCCTATGGCAATGACCATTGACTGTGGGCTTGTGGGCTCCATGAAATCAACCACCAACACTTCAAACATGGTGATGTCTACCTATACTACTCCAGTCGTAGTATGCGATGATACCCAGAAGGTTACTTCCAATATGGAGATTATGACCGTCGTCAAACAGGAAAATCTCTAGACTTGTTGCAGCCGTAAGAATTTTtgttgcaaccatttcctaatttcgcaaccatttctAATTTTATAACTATTAAAGATTAATGTGATCCGTGCTTTACTTCATAAATACCATAATACCCTCTGGATATACAAGAAATACACTCTTCTCCTCTATGATGTATTCTCAGCATGGAGTCTCTTGACTCTGAAGTGAACCGTAAGCCTTTATGTAGTCAACGTCATGCTACAGCAAAAATAATGGAAGTTACGGAGAGAACGGATACACAAGTCGTGACAGCTGTCGATGTTATTCAGAATTGCCAGATTTGTGTagcaagaacttgaaatattCGACACTAGGAAGAGCAGTCCACAGCTGTATAACAGTATAGATGGATTTATTATTGATTGatattcaacaatggaATTGTGCTTAACCAACATTTCCAGATGTAACACACTAACTACTACATTTGCTTTCGAAACTGTTGGCAGCTGCCACATGCAAATCTCTAGAATATTACAAAAGGAGGATCTCCTTCTGACGTTATCTCAATCACAATAGGCTGCTGACAATATCTAACGAACTCCCCTCCTGGTCATAACTCCGTCGTGGCCAGTTTGAAAGTGGCACTTTTCCAgagattttgcaatcgcGTACATTTTTCCGGATTTCAAAAGTGCGTCGCAGAACGCTTTAAAAGCATCAGACTCTTAGTGACAATGACGCTGGGACAAGAACGACTGAATGGGCTGTATTGGCTGGAGTATAGACGGATGCACCGGTTTGCCTAAGGAGCAAATAGAGAAAAGCCAATATTGAACACCTAGGTAAGTCTGCTATAGAAGTAATTTCTATTTCCGCCTGTAGTCACTAATCTGATAGTGCGCTTAGGATCGTCAGTAAAATTGAgccattttcaaaattgtcGGTATGGATTTatcaaaatttcaaatctcAGTACTGGTTTCCGTGACATTCTCGTTATAATTCTCGCTATAATTCCCGTGCTCACTACTCTCGCTAATTTCAGTTCGAAGAGGTGGTCGCTAATAGCAAATCAGCAAATCAGCAAGTCAGCAAACAAATCTTGCAGTGGTGCACTTCAGTTCACACCAGAGCCAATTCACCGCAGGATATTCCATTATAGTCGTTAGCTAATTCATCCCAATTCGGCACTAAGGATTCTTCGTCGTATAGAAATTCTAATATATACTCTGCTATCAAATATTTGTTAAATCGTCAATCAAACCAGCTAGACAGTTCTGCTGTTCAGAAGTAGCTCCTAGATAAATAGATTCTCTCGCCAGAATCGTTCTGACCGGCTGCTATTGTCACTAGACCCAGGTGCCTCGCAGGGACAGTACCCTCGCTGCAATAGCGACTCCACAGTGACTGCCTCACTATTTTCCCCCTAACTCAGTGCTCTCGCTAAGTGCCGCACTTTTCCATCACCCGGAATCTGGATTCCTCCCGCTTAGTACGAATAAATACCTCGTAATCACCAAATTCGTattgcaatttttttctTGGTTGCCTCTTTTCTTTCAGCTAACTTTGCTTTAGTCACCTTCTACCAGTCAGCAGCTGTCGCCGACACCGCCTCGCTATCCACCTGTGCCCGCATCGGCCCACTGCATTGTCTTAAGACGCCAATCTCATCTCATTGAATCCCTCGTACTCATTTGTACAGTAGCACTGAACATCACGTACATTCACTGAGATCATACAACATTACAAACACTGAATGGCCAAAGAACATTCAACACCAATAACAAACATCAGCAACTCATTCAACACAATTAGTCATCAGTAGTCAAAGAATATTTAATTTTCCACGGCTTTAGAGCTTCCATTTCATACAACAATCATACTACTTCACATTATTCCAGAGACTCTACTCCGGTCTCATTCTCATTAATAGCCACTTCACTTCTTCCTTCTATTACTACTCACAATGGGCTGTGGTGCTTCGAAAGAACCTATTCCAGAAGCCTCAGCTGGAAACACCAACGCCAGGCGCAATTCCCAGAGACAGGCTCTAGCAAACGGTACTAAACAAACGTCTaatgccaacaacaataccaacaataacagTTCGTCCacagaatcttcaaatgtCGTAGAGAAACGTGCCAATGGCTCGGCTTCAACGGCTGCTTCAACTGCCATTAATCCCGTAGACGCGGCTACGCAATCCGATCCCAATAAGGAAGTGAAGATCTTATTGCTCGGCTCAGGTGAGAGTGGAAAATCTACCATCGTCaagcagatgaagattttgCACCAGAATGGCTataccaaagaagaactgtATGAATTCAAGCCTTTTGTTTACAAGAATATCTTGGACTGTATCAAGAACGTCATCAACGCCATCATCGACTTGCAACCagatttgatcaacaaaaGTGGCCATTTAGAAAGCGCAAATGGCACAATCGAAGAGGATAAAGACAGCTTAGAAGAATTTAAAGGTCAAGACTTGGAAAAAGATAAGGACAGAAAACATATTCTAGATTACGATGATTTGAATGAAGTGTTGGACTACGAGTTCTCCATCGATTCAGAGCAAGTTTTCAACCCGGTCATTGCGCAAAAGATTAAAACCATATATAACACTCcagaagtcaagaatttcatGAAATTCCAACAAGCCAACTTCTACCTCATCGATTCTACCCACTACTTCTTGTCAGATGTCGACAGAATCACATCACCAGATTACGTGCCCTCAGTAAGTGACATCTTGAGAACTCGTAAAAAGACTTCTGGTATCTTTGATTTTACGTTCCAGATGAGTGGAGGCTTAAATATCCACATGTACGATGTAGGTGGACAGAGATCtgaaagaaaaaagtgGATCCATTGCTTCGACAATGTTACCTTGATCATTTTCTGTGTAGCATTATCGGAATACGATCAAGtactacttgaagaaaattctcAGAACCGCTTAGAAGAATCTTTAGCGTTGTTTGATTCAGTCGTTAATTCTAGATGGTTCTCCAGAACTTCCATCgtattgttcttgaacaaaatcGATGTCTTTGCCGAAAAATTGGCATACTCTCCTTTAGAGAAACAATTCCCGGACTACACCGGAGGtaacaatatcaacaaaGCTGCCAAGTACATTTTGTGGAGATTTACCCAGGTGAATAGATCCGGTTTAAACATTTACCCCCACGTTACACAAGCTACAGACACTTCAAACATCCAGTTAGTTATGGCTGCTGTCAAGGAAACGCTCTTGGAGAACTCCTTGAGAGATACTGgtatcttgaacaattgaagcTCCTATTTATTAAA
It contains:
- the GFA1 gene encoding glucoseamine-6- phosphate synthase (glucoseamine-6- phosphate synthase [EC:2.6.1.16] [KO:K00820]~go_function sugar binding~go_process metabolism; carbohydrate metabolism), with product MCGIFGYVNFLVDKTRGEIVDNLIDGLQKLEYRGYDSSGIAIDGDNKGETIIVKTPGKVKVLKQKIIDEKVERSTVFDNHVGIAHTRWATHGQPMISNCHPHRSDPRGEFIVVHNGIITNYRALKTLLVSKGFKFESETDTECIAKLYKHIYDTNQKAGIIADLNELTKQVLYELEGSYGLLVKSTHYPGEVCGTRKGSPLLVGVKTERKLKVDFVDVEFTEPEPVVSHNANSKNELGLLPVAVGEQNLRTSQSRAFLSDDNIPMPVEFFLSSDPASVVQHTKKVLFLEDDDIAHIYDGELHIHRASKKNAGESTTRQIQTLEMELNQIMKGPYKHFMQKEIFEQPDSTFNTMRGRIDFESNTITLGGLKSFLPTIRRCRRILMIACGTSYHSCLATRSIFEELTEIPVSVELASDFLDRRSPVFRDDTCVFVSQSGETADSILALQYCLERGALTVGIVNSVGSSMSRQTHCGVHINAGPEIGVASTKAYTSQYIALVMFALSLSNDSVSRQERHKEIIQGLQKIPEQIKKVLLLEEKIKSLCDSNLNDQKSLLLLGRGYQFATALEGALKIKEISYMHSEGVLAGELKHGVLALVDDKLPIIAFATRDSLFPKVMSAIEQVTARDGRPIVICNEGDEILSSDKVLATLEVPETVDCLQGLLNVIPLQLMSYWLAVNRGIDVDFPRNLAKSVTVE
- a CDS encoding predicted protein, which codes for IGKAIHIGVDLALVSAFLAGVKRNTGLTVDFDKIENKEIQYYSGKYLDVGEKVFDYSAAWLASSDYFKRK
- the CTK1 gene encoding kinase of RNA polymerase II carboxy-terminal domain (CTD), alpha subunit (kinase of RNA polymerase II carboxy-terminal domain (CTD), alpha subunit phosphorylates the RPO21 CTD (carboxy-terminal domain) also called CTDK-I alpha subunit~go_function protein kinase activity; ATP binding~go_process protein amino acid phosphorylation), translated to MSDRYRPPPAGPRSSRDFQRKPSFKSRERNRDRDRDRDRDNRERDVYKPGGSQRDRERDMYRPRNDTYTPKKGPDNHKDVHKDTPNDTHKDEPSLGSKRGPPSGPSSYRKRRELAKEKEKKIEPFRGIPSGRGPPLGPRGGKKAGATNQQQQQQPKPPKQKPQKLSKSQIYSIYVPGGSRVYQRTQQVGEGTYGKVYKAKNTKTNEFVALKKLRLESEREGFPITAMREIKLLQSFDHPNIVGLLEMMVEQNQIYMIFDYMDHDLTGFLSHPDLVLEEGHCKYIFQQLMEGLNYLHKKRVIHRDIKGSNILLDSTGCLKIADFGLARTMKIVNDGESPDYTNRVITIWYRPPELLLGATDYGREVDIWGVGCLLIELYTKVAAFQGFDEVGQLCRIFNVMGTPSIVDWPDIQNLPWFEMLKPKVNVASKFKAKYESAMSPDGFDLALNLLRLNPKARFTAEQALQHRYFTEEPFPLPLTFLKDVEGEWHEFETKKRRRKERKRLQDEAKAKQNKDKQSQGTVDVDASLPVKSVSEVPLDIPQSSTVNTVDVGTVESNIDSDIEIDAVATDDKISEEAKHPKGQESDGYEP
- a CDS encoding predicted protein, encoding MKVIYPIIAACSLEIVVCSALADGTSSQGEIECSPTKVSLEASQKTDTFNYPVETPSFHTKSYHGPTRLEGVESSDCLNECGVIVEETPQRKTVTTSTIAKRERLNTCPIDFKKYYNQDSPMAMTIDCGLVGSMKSTTNTSNMVMSTYTTPVVVCDDTQKVTSNMEIMTVVKQENL
- a CDS encoding predicted protein (go_function signal transducer activity~go_process G-protein coupled receptor protein signaling pathway): MGCGASKEPIPEASAGNTNARRNSQRQALANGTKQTSNANNNTNNNSSSTESSNVVEKRANGSASTAASTAINPVDAATQSDPNKEVKILLLGSGESGKSTIVKQMKILHQNGYTKEESYEFKPFVYKNILDCIKNVINAIIDLQPDLINKSGHLESANGTIEEDKDSLEEFKGQDLEKDKDRKHILDYDDLNEVLDYEFSIDSEQVFNPVIAQKIKTIYNTPEVKNFMKFQQANFYLIDSTHYFLSDVDRITSPDYVPSVSDILRTRKKTSGIFDFTFQMSGGLNIHMYDVGGQRSERKKWIHCFDNVTLIIFCVALSEYDQVLLEENSQNRLEESLALFDSVVNSRWFSRTSIVLFLNKIDVFAEKLAYSPLEKQFPDYTGGNNINKAAKYILWRFTQVNRSGLNIYPHVTQATDTSNIQLVMAAVKETLLENSLRDTGILNN